The region GGGCATCATTTTCCCGGCGGAAACTTCGTTCGGCTACCAGCGCCGGTGTGAAAGCGTAATCCATCCATAAACAAGCCCACCATCCGCTGCGGATCGGTCGGCTCACCGCAACTGGGCGGCACGCATAGCATCGCAACCCCGTGCAGGAGTTCGCTTGCCTTCACTCCAGGCCGTATTTCGCCCTTCGCGGCCGCCGCGTCGAGGAGGCTTTGAACCAAGGGCCCCAACCGCTGCTGGAAATGTGCAGGCAATCCCTCAAGCGCTGGATCACCCGAATTGAAGGCTGCCGCAAGCCCGCGGTGGGCTGCGATAAAATCAACATAGCGCTCGACCCATCGCTCGAGCGCCTCGCCCGGAGGGTGCTGCGTGGCCAGCATCTTCGCTGCCTCGACGGACTCGTCGACCTCCTTGCGGAAAACCGCGACGACAAGATCGGAACGCGTCGGAAAATGGCGGTAAAGCGTGCCGACGCCCACCCCGGCCCTGTCCGCGATTTCGCGTATGGGCACATCCAGCCCGGCGTCGGCAAAAACCTCCGATGCGGTTTGAATAAGCGAACCGATGTTGCGCCGCGCATCAGCCCGCCGGCGCCGACCCGCCGCCTCTGTCTCAGCCTCGCTCAACGATTTTGGATCTTCGGACACTTCTACCTCTTGATAAGCGGAATGTGATTCCGTATATCCGTAAACGGACGATCGTTCCGTATATGGCACGAAGGATCGTTTATGCCAAGCCCAAACGGAGAATGATAGATGAATAACAAACCAGTCGCGCTCGTCACAGGAGCAAACAAAGGGATCGGCCTCCAAATCGCGAAAGACCTCACGCAGCACGGTTTCACAGTCCTGATCGGTTCGCGACGCTTTGAAGCCGGCGAGAACGTCGTTCAAAGCGTCGGGCCTGACGCCCGGACAATCCAGCTTGATGTCACTGATGAAGCGTCGATCGCCCAGGCGGAAGCACGCATCCGAAAGTCCTATGGCCGGCTCGATGTTCTCGTGAACAATGCAGGCGTCGGCCATGGGGGCGCGGCGGGACGAAGCAACGCCCAGATCATGGCGGAAACGCGGTTGTCTGTCGTCGATTCGGACGAGCTCCAGACCGTATTCGCCACAAACGTTTTTGGCGTCGTCGCTGTCACACAAGCGATGCTGCCGCTCCTTCGCGAGGCGCCCGCGGCAAAAATCATCAATATATCGAGCGCTACTGGTTCGCTGACGCTGAACAGCGATCCTTCCAACCCTCTTCGCCAATATACGAGCACCTACACGGCCTCGAAGAGTGCCCTGAATGCGATCACGCAAGCGCTCGCGATTGAGCTCGAAGGCACCAACATCAAGGTTCATGCTGTTTGCCCGGGTCTCACCGCCACGGACATGAGCGAATATGGCGGCCCGGTTGAGGACGCAGCGCGCGAGCCGGTGCGGGTCGCCTCGCTTGCATCGGAAAGCCCCACGGGCACGTTCTCGAATGCCCAGGGTGCGCTGCCCTGGTGATCCAGTCAGTGCCGGCCGATCGCTGATGTCAATGGCCGCGCCGCGTCCGAATAGAACCCCGTAGTTACCCCAATAGTGTCGTGACATTGCGGCCTGCAACCATCAGGAGAAGCTCGTGCCTACAACTGCAAGAATTGTGCAATTCCATCGTCTTGGAGGCCCGGAGGTTCTCCAGGTCGAAACCTTGCCGATCCCGGAGCCCGGAAAGGATGAAGTCCGCCTTCGCATTAAGGCGTTCGCCTTGAACCGCGCGGAAGCGCTTTTTCGTCAGGGGCACTACCTTATTCAGCCTCAGTTTCCGTCAAGGCTCGGTTACGAGGCCGCCGGCATGGTCGAGGCCGTCGGCCCGGGAGTGGACGAGAGCCTGATTGGGAAAGTCTTTAACACCGTTCCCAATTTCAGCTTCAGTCGTTATGGCGTCTACGGTGAAGTCGCTATGGTACCTGTCACATCGCTTGGCGCTTATCCGGATAAACTCACCCCAGAAGAGGGTGCATCCATCTGGATGCAGTATCTCACCGCCTACGGGGCCTTGGTTCATCTCGGACATGTCGCCAATGGTGACTTTGTCTTGCTTCCAGCGGCCAGCAGCAGCACCGCGATTGCGGCGATGGAGGTTGTTAATGCCGAAGGCGGCAAAGCTATCGGCATTACGCGGTCTGCGAAGAAGAAGGCCGAACTCCTCTCACTCGGGTATGACCATGTGATCGTCAGCAATGACGAGGACGTCGTGAAACGCGTTGCCGATATTACCGACGGCAACGGCGCCCGGATCATCTACGATCCTGTTCTCGGAAGTGGAATGGAGATCCTGGCTCGGGCGGCTGCTTACAAGGGGATCTACTTCGCCTACGGTCTGTTAGACCTGCGACCGACACCCTTTCCGGTTTGGCCGACCATGTCGAAAGCACTCACGCTTCGAGGCTGGGCGTTCCCGGAACTCTTCCGCGACGCCGAGGCGTTGCAAAAGGCGAAGGATTACATTTTCAAACATCTGAGTGACGGCATCCTGAAGCCGAAAATCGCCAGGGTGTTTGCGTTAGACCAAATTGTCGAAGCTCATCGCTTCATGGACTCGAACGATCAGATCGGAAAAATAATCGTGAGGGTTGAATAATATTTGTCGCCGGCAACTGTCTCGGCCTTCCTCACTTTGCG is a window of Rhizobium jaguaris DNA encoding:
- a CDS encoding SDR family NAD(P)-dependent oxidoreductase is translated as MNNKPVALVTGANKGIGLQIAKDLTQHGFTVLIGSRRFEAGENVVQSVGPDARTIQLDVTDEASIAQAEARIRKSYGRLDVLVNNAGVGHGGAAGRSNAQIMAETRLSVVDSDELQTVFATNVFGVVAVTQAMLPLLREAPAAKIINISSATGSLTLNSDPSNPLRQYTSTYTASKSALNAITQALAIELEGTNIKVHAVCPGLTATDMSEYGGPVEDAAREPVRVASLASESPTGTFSNAQGALPW
- a CDS encoding zinc-dependent alcohol dehydrogenase family protein, encoding MPTTARIVQFHRLGGPEVLQVETLPIPEPGKDEVRLRIKAFALNRAEALFRQGHYLIQPQFPSRLGYEAAGMVEAVGPGVDESLIGKVFNTVPNFSFSRYGVYGEVAMVPVTSLGAYPDKLTPEEGASIWMQYLTAYGALVHLGHVANGDFVLLPAASSSTAIAAMEVVNAEGGKAIGITRSAKKKAELLSLGYDHVIVSNDEDVVKRVADITDGNGARIIYDPVLGSGMEILARAAAYKGIYFAYGLLDLRPTPFPVWPTMSKALTLRGWAFPELFRDAEALQKAKDYIFKHLSDGILKPKIARVFALDQIVEAHRFMDSNDQIGKIIVRVE
- a CDS encoding TetR/AcrR family transcriptional regulator gives rise to the protein MSEDPKSLSEAETEAAGRRRRADARRNIGSLIQTASEVFADAGLDVPIREIADRAGVGVGTLYRHFPTRSDLVVAVFRKEVDESVEAAKMLATQHPPGEALERWVERYVDFIAAHRGLAAAFNSGDPALEGLPAHFQQRLGPLVQSLLDAAAAKGEIRPGVKASELLHGVAMLCVPPSCGEPTDPQRMVGLFMDGLRFHTGAGSRTKFPPGK